The window GGAAGCAACCATTCCTGGTTTCATAATTCCAGTCTCAATGCGACCAACCGGTACAGTGCCAATTCCTAATGTTGTAACATAGCAATTACATtgtgtaatattttttgttttaagttttaaactaTTCAACTCTCCGTATCAAAAAAGGTTAAAGTAGTACAAAAACTGAACGGATCAGTCAAGAGATCCAACTGGCTGTGATGTCGTGCACAATCCTCTGCCGTTAATTTTTGcgttaaaaacttttcatagGTAGGTTGCCTTAAATTGGCGATAAACTTACCGCCAATTTTGTAAACATCTTGCAAAGGCAATCTCAAAGGTTTGTCAGTTGGTCTTTGAGGAGGTAAAATAGAATCGAGCGCTTCAAGTAAATGTTTCCCAGAAGCGTTACCTTCCCTTCTTTCAATTTTCCAACccttttcaaaaaagcaaattcaaCTACTACTTCCTGCTGAGCTGCAAAGGTCCTTATACTGAAATCAGAAATGAAATTGGACATTAATTACCTTAAACCAGGACATTTGGGGGGATTCTTCCATCATGTTATCTCCATGCCAACCAGATATAGGGACAAATGCAATTGATTTTGGATTGTAGCCaactttttttataaaacccGAGACCTCctttttaatttcttgatAACGAGCCTTAGTGTGATTAATCAATAATGTTTGGTAAGGAATTGGTACTTGTTTAGTGACACGAAAGCTTATAATGTTGCCAAATCACTGTTACTATAAcctgtttttgtaattttaaatttttaaaaactcctAATCAAATATTCCTGCAATACTTCACTATAAGGTGGTTCTGTTGAATCCATTTTGTTAACTGCAACAATCATCTGCTTAACGCCCAGTGTATAAGCAAGCAGAGCATGTTCTCGAGTTTGTCCGTTTTTGGAGATGCCTGCTTCGAATTCTCCTACGCCAGCTGCTACTATCAGAACGGCGCAATCAGCCTTAGAATTAAAAAGAATTTCAGCAAAACCTTAACCTCCTCCAGCTTTGAAAATAATTCTTTAAATTTCGTATTTTTGTCATTGACTCTTTTTGACCTGTGAAGTTCCAGTAATcatgtttttaatgaaatctCTGTGTCCAGGTGCATCAATGATGGTGATGTAGTATTTGGGTGTTTCGAATTTCCACAAAGCGATGTCAATGGTAATTCCTCGTTCTCGTTCAGCCTTCAGCTTGTCAAGTACCCAAGCGTACTTGAAAGATCCTTTTCCAAtcttcaataaaaacatgtaaatGCAAGAAAACTGTCAGCCTTAATATTATTGGGTTCAACTTTCAAAAAGACACGAATATTAAGACATTAATAAATCTCTGTGCTACAAATGTTACATGTCCACTAAAATGACGTATAACTTTTGGATGGTTTAATCTAGAACAAAATTTCGTTAAAATGTCAGGCAAGCTGCTGATATCCAATGCAGCAGTTGACTGTCGTGCGGTTGTACATTATACTCCTGTTAGAAGTTATACATGGAGCGAAGGAAAGGGACAGAAACAAAGCATTATTTTGAACAGTAAATAGTTCTATGTTATTAAAAGATAAACAGCTTTTAGTTGCataaaatgaaagattttgcatTTTACAAAAGCATTATCGATGTGTAAAGGCTGCAGGCATTTTGATTTCATAATAGAGTGAGGTTATTGTAAATCTTTTTGCTTCTGCTACTCGGAAGCCACCAAAAAAACACCCACAGCTCGATGACGTATAGTATATGGTATGTCACAGATTAGGTTAAAactcttttttgcaaaatcaacCAAAGAGTCAAAAACTCTGAAAACTTGTACCTCTGCTGCTTCTTTTTCGAACTTTTCGATTGTTCTCTTGTCAATGCCGCCACATTTATAAATCAAGTGACCGGTGGTGGTCGATTTACCAGAATCGACGTGTCCAATCACCACAATATTTATATGTACCTTATCTTTTGTCATTTTCACGCTGATGCTTAGTAATATCAGCGCATAAGAGAATGTAGGGTTATgcagtaaaagaaaacaatatttGATATTGCCAGCTACTATAATTATGTAAATAACTCATAGAAACTGATACCAAATTTAGTCTTATATCAGCTTTTACACCTCCTCTAACGTAGTGTATTCTTTTGGTACTGTCGTTGTTTCACTTTAGACTTTAGAgggtgactatttcaccatgGGTGGGTCAAGCAGCTCGTTGTTAAAGATATAGGCGGTCGCCACCGCTTAGTTATAATATATCAACTTTCGATTCTCCATGCAGGCCTATTGTTCTTTAGTGTGTACaaataatgatttttttgaGCAGCAATGCGGTGGAATATTGCGATGAAAAAATAGCCTATTCATTCATTGCGGTTTTCTTGTTGTAGTCGAAGTGTTTTAGCATACAAATGCAGGTTTTTCTGTACTCAATAAAAGCAGTAAattttatcattgcttttcTACCCCAGGGGGTTGTTTAGTGGGACCTTTTCATTTTAGTGGCAGTGGCATGAGCTTCTCTGTACAATTTGCGCGAGTTCTAGAGTAATTAGACAGAAGTTAGTGTATTAACTACACAATACATACTTTATAGTATTACTTCATAATAAAACATACTATTAAGGCTATCCTTGGGTTTTATTGCTACTGAGAAATAATTTTCTATTACATTCAAATCCTGTCAGAATTTTTCTGGTTTTAGGCTGCTataggttcccgacctctgGGCTACGCTCTTGTTGGCTAAGTCTGATGCAGTATACTTTGACGTTGCACTTTTGATAAACACAGAGAGCAATGTTTGTTGTGCGATTGTACATAGCTATGCTGCGTAGACAGACATTCATGGACAGAGCCTGAACTGttatggtgaccttgaaaacACCGGTCAAATGAATGACTTCGTTTATCTGCTCGATGATGTCTCACAATTGTTGGCGACTATTGTCATATCTCATGACCTTATTTTGCTTTCTTGCTACCTATTGTCGCATTGTTCATGATATTGCTGAAAACACGTAACGCTTTCTATCAATATACTGGCGTTGTCGAAATAAACACGTGTTGATGGTAACTTGATCGTTCATCCATTGTTGGTTGACCTTTTGTTAAGCAGTGTTTATTTTGGAATTATTGCAATAACCTCACGAGTTACAGTTGATGTTGTGAATTCTACCTAACACAAAAAGATTTTGGAATACGGTTATCGGACTATATATTCaattgtgaactatgtggtgcctTCTTGTAAAGTTAACAGATACAGGACATTGCTTACCCTTTCGCTTCATAGCGAAGCGTTACCACGTTAAGGTAAGGAATTGATACCCGTTTAGTAACACGAAAGCTTATAATGTTGCCAAAACACTGTTACTATAGCctgtttttggaattttaaattttcaaaaacttttaatcaaATACTCATGCAGTACTTTACTAAATAAGGAGGTTCTGTTGAATCCATTTTGTTTACTGCAACAATCATTTGTTTAACGCCCAGTACATAAGCAATCATTGCCATTGTCATAAGCAAGAGGCTATTGTCATTTGCTCTATTGTCGCTTTTCGCTCTATTGTCATTCGTTTAATTCTCATTCGCTTTTGTTGAAGCACTTTATGAGGCTATTGTAATTCGCTCCGTCTTCATTCTAACGCCATTTGAACTGAGTAATAAGAATTCTATTGCTACACGAATCAGGCAATGTGTTGTTGAAATTTCAAATACCATGTCACGTGGTTTGCTATCAACGCAGTACACTTCAgttgatatttttctttttttttcgtCTCCTCTGTTCAACGCTAATTATGTaatgttttaatgttgttcaatgtttaaacttttctatttgtttttgtgtagCTGTACTTTCGCACTGAGTCGGCTACCTAGGCTGTACTTACAGTAACTTAAATTTCACCATTATCAAATACAGCGTCACATATCGTAAAAAAAACAGTATCTACTTTTTTCATTAAAGACAACCAGCAGCAAATTAACGaaaacttttacacaaaaacttGGGAAGATGTGATTTGCGTCTTGGGTACATGCAATATCTTTGTTTTGTCGAAATAGCAAGTAGTAAAGCAACTTCAGCAATTCCCTCTGCAAGTCGGAATGCAGATGGATATGACATAATATGTTACACGTAAAAACCTGTTTCATTATAAATTCGGAATCTTATTATCAAACTCCAGTGCTCTTCGAACAATGACAATATTGCGTTTTAAGGTTGAAAGAATAGCCACAATAATAACATATGCATTGAATAGGTGTTTGACATTTTCCATTTGTCATTTATCTTCCATTAAGCTATTTATAAGGTATGTATTGGGAGATATGCGagtaaaaaacagaaaatcagATGGGAGTAGGAACGTTTTCGATTACAGA of the Clavelina lepadiformis chromosome 7, kaClaLepa1.1, whole genome shotgun sequence genome contains:
- the LOC143465422 gene encoding elongation factor 1-alpha-like translates to MTKDKVHINIVVIGHVDSGKSTTTGHLIYKCGGIDKRTIEKFEKEAAEIGKGSFKYAWVLDKLKAERERGITIDIALWKFETPKYYITIIDAPGHRDFIKNMITGTSQADCAVLIVAAGVGEFEAGISKNGQTREHALLAYTLGVKQMIVAVNKMDSTEPPYSEARYQEIKKEVSGFIKKVGYNPKSIAFVPISGWHGDNMMEESPQMSWFKGWKIERREGNASGKHLLEALDSILPPQRPTDKPLRLPLQDVYKIGGIGTVPVGRIETGIMKPGMVASFSPSQVTADIKSVEMHHESLPEGLPGDNVGFNVKGLSVKDLKRGMVAGDKKNNPPMEAKSFKAQVIIMNHPKEIHAGYTPVLDCHTAHIACKFATLDEKLDKRSGKVLEENPKSLKNGDAGIVTLVPSKPMCVEQFSEFPPLGRFAVRDMKQTVAVGVVKSVEKVEANATKKKK